A portion of the Perognathus longimembris pacificus isolate PPM17 chromosome 20, ASM2315922v1, whole genome shotgun sequence genome contains these proteins:
- the Acp4 gene encoding testicular acid phosphatase, with protein sequence MAGPGFRGHTGGPLLLLLLLLPSQALPEGPLVFVALVFRHGDRAPLASYPTDPHKEAVSSLWPRGLGQLTREGIRQQLELGRFLRRRYKAFLSPEYRREEVYIRSTDFDRTLESAQANLAGLFPEAAPGNPEADWKPIPVHTVPVSEDKLLRFPMRSCPRYHELLRESTEAAEYQEALEGWTGFLTRLSNFTGLTLVGEPLRKAWKVLDTLICQRAHGLTLPSWASPDVLRTLAQISALDIGAHVGPPRAAEKAQLTGGILLDAILSNFSRAQRLGLPLKMVMYSAHDSTILALLGALGLYDGKTPTPPYAACLAFEFRKCLRDPEEDGRNITVSLFYRNDTTRPPLPLSLPGCQAPCPLWLFHRLTAPARPPAHGARCQGSSDPATSPGDSPLHLGGSGGVPSPEANPHVLPAAATVPLLAGAVAVLGVLSLGLGLLAWRPSCLRALGGAV encoded by the exons ATGGCCGGGCCAGGGTTTCGGGGTCACACCGGTGGACCACTcctgctgctcctgctcctgctcccatCCCAGGCCCTGCCTGAAGGACCGCTGGTGTTCGTGGCTCTG GTGTTCCGCCATGGCGACCGCGCCCCGCTGGCTTCCTACCCCACAGACCCGCACAAGGAGGCGGTGTCCAGCCTGTGGCCTCGAGGCCTGGGCCAGCTGACCCGG GAGGGGATCCGCCAGCAGCTGGAGCTGGGCCGGTTCCTGAGGCGGCGCTACAAGGCCTTTCTGAGTCCTGAGTATCGGCGGGAGGAG GTCTACATCCGCAGCACTGACTTCGACCGCACGCTGGAGAGTGCGCAAGCCAACCTGGCCGGGTTGTTCCCTGAGGCCGCCCCGGGGAACCCTGAGGCTGACTGGAAGCCCATCCCAGTGCACACAGTGCCCGTCAGTGAGGACAAG ctGCTGAGGTTCCCCATGCGTAGCTGTCCCCGATACCATGAATTGCTGCGGGAGTCCACGGAGGCTGCCGAGTACCAGGAGGCCCTGGAGGGCTGGACG ggcttcctgaCTCGCCTGAGCAACTTCACGGGGTTGACACTGGTCGGGGAGCCCCTCCGCAAGGCATGGAAGGTTCTGGATACACTCATCTGCCAG CGGGCACACGGACTCACCCTCCCATCCTGGGCCTCCCCGGATGTCCTGCGGACACTGGCACAGATATCAGCTTTGGATATCGGGGCACACGTGGGCCCACCCCGGGCAGCAGAGAAGGCCCAGCTGACAGGGG GGATCCTGCTCGATGCCATCCTCAGCAACTTCTCGCGGGCCCAGCGCCTGGGCCTGCCCCTCAAGATGGTGATGTATTCAGCT CATGACAGCACCATCCTGGCCCTCTTGGGAGCCCTGGGTCTCTATGATGGGAAGACCCCAACACCACCTTATGCCGCCTGCCTGGCCTTTGAGTTCCGGAAGTGCCTCAGGGACCCAGAGGAAGATGGACG gaACATCACTGTATCCCTCTTCTACCGCAATGACACTACCCGCCCACCGCTGCCCCTCAGCCTCCCTGGGTGCCAGGCCCCCTGCCCCCTGTGGCTCTTCCATCGGCTGACCGCTCCTGCCCGGCCTCCAGCACATGGGGCCCGTTGCCAAGGCTCCTCTGACCCTGCCACCTCCCCAGGTGACAGCCCTTTGCACTTAGGTGGGAGTGGGGGGGTCCCCAGTCCTGAGGCCAATCCCCATGTTCTTCCTGCAGCAGCCACAGTACCCCTGCTGGCGGGAGCTGTGGCTGTGCTGGGGGTGCTcagtctgggccttggcctcCTAGCTTGGAGGCCTAGCTGCCTGCGGGCCTTGGGGGGTGCCGTATGA